Proteins encoded within one genomic window of Nitrospina gracilis 3/211:
- a CDS encoding NAD+ synthase has product MKIALAQINPTIGDLEGNVRNIRQAHERAKETGAEMVVFSELVLSGYPPKDLLNKTDFLIQNRRALDALVQTLTGPAVVLGHVGENNGAVGKRLTNTATVFQNGKTLLRTDKLLLPDYDVFDESRYFSRGECVQLLDWNGTKVGITVCEDMWNYAGFYDHGPYHRNPVQELADAGMQALINISASPYRTRRWHTRRELARHIVKETGVPLVLVNQVGGNDDLVFDGHSFALDNRGNVLAQAKGFEEDLVTVDWKTGEGTVHPAYESEEEEMFHALVLGVRDYLNKCGYAKAVIGLSGGIDSAVVAVLAVHALGADNVQGVSMPSHYTAPVSVTDAEQLAANLGIAYSVVPIRELFDTYKNILAPLLGEGPEDVTEENIQARIRGNILMAVSNRTGSMVLSTGNKSEMAVGYCTLYGDMAGGLAVISDVPKMKVYQLARWINRNREVIPANILERPPTAELRPNQTDQDSLPPYEVLDPILEGYIEGYLSLQELVKKGFDAELVREIIRKVDNNEYKRKQAAPGLRVTSKAFGSGRRLPIAQRYRPGE; this is encoded by the coding sequence TTGAAAATCGCGCTGGCGCAAATCAATCCCACCATTGGCGACCTCGAGGGAAACGTGCGCAATATCCGCCAGGCGCACGAACGGGCGAAGGAAACAGGAGCGGAGATGGTGGTGTTCTCCGAGCTGGTGCTCTCCGGCTACCCGCCTAAGGACCTGCTCAACAAAACCGATTTCCTCATCCAGAACCGGCGTGCGCTGGACGCGCTGGTGCAGACGCTCACCGGACCTGCCGTAGTGCTGGGTCACGTCGGCGAGAACAACGGCGCCGTCGGTAAACGCCTGACCAACACCGCCACGGTGTTTCAGAATGGAAAAACACTTTTGCGTACCGACAAGCTGTTGCTTCCCGACTACGACGTGTTCGACGAGTCGCGGTACTTCTCGCGCGGCGAGTGCGTTCAGCTTCTCGACTGGAACGGTACGAAGGTTGGCATCACCGTGTGCGAAGACATGTGGAACTACGCGGGCTTCTACGATCACGGCCCCTACCACCGCAACCCGGTGCAGGAGCTGGCCGATGCGGGCATGCAGGCGTTGATCAACATTTCCGCATCGCCTTACCGCACCAGGCGCTGGCACACGCGGCGGGAACTCGCCCGGCACATTGTGAAGGAAACCGGTGTGCCGCTGGTGCTGGTCAACCAGGTCGGCGGCAACGACGACCTGGTGTTCGACGGACACAGCTTCGCCCTCGACAACAGGGGCAACGTCCTCGCGCAGGCCAAGGGTTTTGAGGAGGACCTGGTCACGGTGGATTGGAAGACGGGCGAAGGCACGGTGCATCCGGCGTACGAGTCGGAAGAGGAAGAGATGTTCCACGCGCTGGTGCTCGGCGTGCGCGATTACCTGAACAAGTGCGGCTACGCGAAAGCGGTGATCGGTCTGTCTGGCGGCATCGACTCCGCCGTGGTCGCCGTGCTGGCCGTGCACGCGCTGGGTGCGGACAACGTTCAGGGCGTGAGCATGCCGTCGCATTACACCGCCCCGGTGAGTGTGACCGACGCCGAACAACTGGCGGCCAACCTTGGCATCGCGTATTCGGTGGTGCCGATCCGCGAATTGTTCGACACCTACAAGAATATCCTCGCGCCGTTGTTGGGAGAAGGTCCGGAGGACGTCACGGAAGAGAACATCCAGGCGCGCATTCGCGGCAACATCCTGATGGCCGTGTCGAACCGCACGGGAAGCATGGTGCTTTCCACCGGCAATAAAAGCGAGATGGCGGTCGGTTACTGCACGTTGTACGGCGATATGGCGGGAGGGCTTGCTGTGATCTCAGATGTGCCCAAGATGAAGGTGTATCAACTGGCGCGGTGGATCAACCGCAACCGCGAGGTGATTCCGGCGAACATTCTGGAGCGTCCGCCGACAGCGGAGCTGCGCCCCAACCAGACCGATCAGGACAGCCTGCCGCCGTACGAGGTCCTCGACCCCATCCTCGAAGGGTACATAGAAGGCTACCTGTCGCTGCAGGAATTGGTGAAGAAAGGGTTCGACGCGGAGTTGGTGCGGGAGATCATCCGCAAGGTGGACAACAATGAGTACAAACGCAAGCAGGCCGCACCGGGCCTGCGCGTCACGTCCAAAGCCTTCGGCAGTGGACGCCGCCTGCCCATCGCCCAGCGGTACCGCCCCGGCGAATGA
- a CDS encoding FmdB family zinc ribbon protein, with protein MPIYEYECESCGTTFELMQSINAKAPKQCETPKCQGKPRRKISASGFILKGSGWYATDYPSESRKKGWEAESKQGNGNGAAAPSGESCSSPGCSNPATTTAPKPKSNPIAEANKNPYSGSKKKAKKSGAKSTN; from the coding sequence ATGCCCATTTACGAATACGAATGTGAATCCTGTGGCACCACGTTTGAGTTGATGCAGTCCATAAACGCCAAGGCACCCAAACAGTGCGAGACGCCGAAATGCCAAGGCAAGCCCCGGCGCAAAATTTCCGCTTCGGGCTTCATTTTGAAAGGCAGTGGCTGGTACGCAACAGACTACCCGTCCGAATCCCGCAAAAAGGGTTGGGAAGCGGAAAGCAAACAGGGGAATGGAAACGGCGCGGCGGCTCCGTCCGGCGAAAGCTGTTCGAGTCCCGGTTGCTCCAACCCGGCCACCACCACCGCGCCCAAACCCAAGTCCAACCCGATCGCGGAAGCCAATAAAAATCCGTACTCCGGGAGCAAGAAAAAAGCTAAAAAGTCCGGGGCCAAATCCACAAACTGA
- the rfbA gene encoding glucose-1-phosphate thymidylyltransferase RfbA: MITKGIILAGGTGSRLYPLTLAVSKQLLPLYDKPMIYYPLSTLMLAGIRDILVITTPHDQPQFQNLLKDGSQWGLNLQYAVQPEPKGLAQAFVIGKDFIGKDGCSLILGDNFYYGHGFSETVRQAARQKTGATIFGYWVRNPQDYGVVEFDPDGCAVSLEEKPNQPRSNYAVTGLYFYDNEVVNIAQNLKPSARGELEITDINKHYLKRQALQVQIMGRGFAWLDTGSHDALLEANTFVETIERRQGLKIACPEEIAYKMKYIDKRQLETLARQYNNNDYGKYLFNLLDESNLPIYVDGLSPVDPLMP; encoded by the coding sequence ATGATCACCAAAGGCATCATCCTGGCGGGCGGAACGGGATCCCGGCTGTATCCCCTGACCCTCGCAGTCAGCAAACAACTGCTTCCGCTCTACGACAAGCCGATGATCTATTACCCGCTGTCCACCCTCATGCTGGCGGGCATCCGCGACATCCTCGTCATCACCACGCCGCACGACCAGCCCCAGTTTCAGAATCTCCTGAAAGACGGCAGTCAGTGGGGACTCAATCTCCAATACGCGGTGCAACCGGAACCGAAAGGACTGGCGCAGGCGTTCGTCATCGGCAAGGATTTCATCGGCAAAGACGGATGCAGTCTCATCCTCGGCGATAATTTTTATTACGGACATGGTTTCAGCGAGACCGTACGGCAGGCCGCAAGGCAGAAAACCGGGGCGACCATATTCGGCTATTGGGTTCGCAACCCGCAGGATTACGGCGTCGTGGAATTCGACCCAGACGGTTGTGCGGTGAGCCTGGAGGAAAAGCCGAACCAGCCGCGCTCGAATTACGCCGTCACCGGCCTTTATTTTTACGACAACGAAGTGGTGAACATTGCCCAGAACCTCAAACCCTCGGCGCGCGGCGAGTTGGAGATCACCGATATCAACAAACATTACCTAAAACGGCAGGCGCTTCAGGTACAGATCATGGGACGCGGTTTCGCGTGGCTCGACACGGGTTCGCACGACGCTCTCCTCGAAGCCAACACGTTTGTCGAGACCATCGAACGGCGGCAGGGATTGAAAATCGCCTGTCCGGAAGAAATCGCCTACAAAATGAAATACATTGACAAAAGACAACTGGAGACTCTGGCCCGGCAATACAACAACAATGATTACGGAAAATACCTGTTCAACCTTCTCGATGAAAGCAATCTTCCCATATACGTAGACGGTCTGTCCCCTGTTGATCCCTTGATGCCATGA
- a CDS encoding cyclic nucleotide-binding domain-containing protein, producing MTPSVPAFRAAEEKKLFLKRIDLMTFFSEDTLDELAADCSEIVLDANTVLFEKGDTGKSMYILLEGEVLIYIEKKNLATLKPGAYFGEMSLIESQPRTASAKTLVPSTLIEINEELFERYFANQPRALMAMMRNLSARSRKISSDLAASLPSMDEESGVDPIAFMNDTYLDVLLFDLETFKFTQANAPACREVGYSPEDLFKMHFLDLAISLDQEDIDRLFEPLIQNIRPMTVFEAVYRRKNGSTYPVECRCQLVKNLGTHPQVMVWSQDITERKQLEEQIRQMAYYDPLTGLSNRNLLNDRLEVALTAASVANEKVGILFLDLDHFQNHQRHTGSRPGGPASQAGGGPAEKGGAAGRHGGPHGGGRVRHRGAQPHKRR from the coding sequence ATGACCCCCAGTGTGCCTGCGTTCCGGGCCGCAGAGGAAAAGAAACTTTTCCTCAAGCGCATTGATTTGATGACCTTCTTTTCGGAGGACACCCTCGATGAGCTGGCCGCCGATTGCAGTGAGATTGTGCTGGACGCCAACACCGTCCTGTTTGAAAAGGGCGACACGGGAAAGTCCATGTACATCCTGCTCGAAGGCGAGGTGTTGATCTATATCGAGAAAAAAAACCTCGCCACGCTGAAACCCGGGGCGTATTTCGGCGAGATGTCGCTGATCGAATCCCAGCCACGCACGGCCAGCGCCAAAACGCTGGTGCCTTCCACCCTGATCGAAATCAATGAAGAGTTGTTCGAACGCTACTTTGCCAACCAGCCTCGCGCGCTGATGGCGATGATGCGGAACCTGTCCGCGCGCTCGCGGAAAATTTCCTCGGACCTGGCGGCGTCCTTGCCGTCGATGGACGAGGAATCCGGCGTGGATCCCATCGCATTCATGAACGACACTTATCTGGATGTGCTGCTGTTCGATCTGGAAACGTTCAAATTCACCCAGGCCAATGCCCCCGCCTGCCGGGAGGTGGGTTACTCACCTGAAGATCTTTTCAAAATGCATTTTCTCGATCTGGCCATCAGCCTGGACCAGGAAGACATCGACCGTCTGTTCGAGCCGCTCATCCAGAACATCCGCCCGATGACGGTCTTCGAAGCCGTGTATCGCAGGAAAAACGGGTCCACCTATCCGGTGGAGTGCCGCTGCCAGCTGGTGAAGAATCTCGGCACCCATCCGCAGGTGATGGTGTGGTCGCAGGACATCACCGAGCGCAAGCAACTGGAGGAACAAATCCGGCAGATGGCCTACTACGACCCCCTGACGGGCCTGTCGAACCGCAACCTGTTGAATGACCGGCTGGAGGTGGCCCTGACCGCGGCGTCCGTAGCGAATGAAAAGGTAGGGATCCTGTTTCTCGACCTGGATCATTTTCAAAACCATCAACGACACACTGGGTCACGACCTGGGGGACCTGCTTCTCAAGCAGGTGGCGGACCGGCTGAAAAAGGTGGTGCGGCAGGAAGACACGGTGGCCCGCATGGGGGGGGACGAGTTCGTCATCGTGGTGCCCAACCTCACAAAAGAAGATGA
- the rfbD gene encoding dTDP-4-dehydrorhamnose reductase — protein MTASSANLPRRILLTGKTGQIGRELWSFLDTFGDVRAPSSAELDLAFPDALKQYLTEWRPHLIVNAAAYTQVDRAEEERDRAMAINGTGPKVMAECAAELGAAMVHFSTDYVFDGSKHGFYKEADEPNPKNVYGITKAAGDAAIQKAGIPHLIFRTSWVYGLNGRNFLLTMQRLARETDEIRVVNDQVGSPTWSRLIAQTTANILGHVLSDREAEDMSGIEKASGIYNLTCTGWTSWYGFAKAIFDILPEDERPRLRPIPTSDYPTPAPRPANSVLSVEKLRQQFGITLPDWQGALTFCLNNQTTPDPAA, from the coding sequence ATGACTGCTTCCAGCGCAAATCTCCCGCGACGCATTCTCTTGACCGGGAAAACCGGGCAGATCGGACGCGAGTTGTGGTCCTTTCTGGATACCTTCGGTGACGTGCGTGCCCCTTCTTCCGCGGAACTCGACCTCGCCTTTCCCGATGCCTTGAAGCAATACCTGACGGAGTGGCGGCCGCACCTCATCGTCAACGCCGCCGCCTACACGCAGGTGGACCGTGCCGAGGAGGAGCGCGACCGCGCCATGGCCATCAACGGCACTGGGCCGAAAGTCATGGCCGAATGCGCGGCCGAACTGGGCGCAGCGATGGTGCACTTCTCCACCGACTACGTGTTCGACGGAAGCAAACACGGTTTTTACAAGGAAGCCGACGAACCCAATCCCAAAAACGTATACGGCATCACCAAGGCCGCGGGCGACGCCGCCATCCAGAAGGCTGGCATCCCGCATTTGATTTTCCGCACCAGCTGGGTGTACGGTCTCAATGGCCGCAATTTTCTTCTGACCATGCAGCGCCTCGCCCGCGAGACGGATGAAATCCGCGTCGTGAACGACCAGGTGGGCTCCCCCACATGGAGCCGCCTGATCGCGCAAACCACCGCAAACATCCTCGGCCATGTGTTGAGTGACCGCGAGGCGGAAGACATGAGCGGAATCGAAAAGGCTTCCGGCATTTACAATCTCACCTGCACCGGCTGGACAAGCTGGTACGGTTTTGCCAAAGCCATCTTCGACATTCTTCCCGAGGACGAGCGGCCGCGGCTGAGGCCCATCCCGACCAGCGACTACCCCACCCCCGCCCCGCGCCCGGCCAATTCCGTGCTGTCCGTCGAAAAACTGCGCCAGCAGTTCGGCATCACCCTGCCCGACTGGCAGGGTGCGCTGACCTTTTGCCTGAACAACCAGACCACGCCCGACCCCGCCGCCTGA
- a CDS encoding VanZ family protein, which yields MEPLQRSRLWWGLGYLQIGLIVVVSLIPAPELPDLGIDWLDKFLHFAAYFVLMLWFVQINPPDRYGFWMRMFIKLGLALEVVQGMIGYRMFDLWDMGANVLGVVAGWVLGRAGVNRILVKVERAWLG from the coding sequence ATGGAACCGTTGCAACGATCACGCCTTTGGTGGGGACTGGGCTATCTGCAAATCGGCCTGATCGTGGTCGTATCGTTGATACCCGCACCGGAGCTGCCGGACCTCGGTATCGACTGGCTCGACAAGTTCCTTCACTTCGCCGCTTATTTTGTCCTGATGCTGTGGTTCGTGCAGATCAATCCGCCGGACCGCTACGGGTTCTGGATGCGAATGTTCATCAAGTTGGGCTTGGCTCTTGAGGTGGTGCAGGGGATGATCGGTTACCGCATGTTTGATCTCTGGGACATGGGCGCGAACGTGCTGGGGGTGGTTGCCGGTTGGGTACTCGGCCGCGCCGGGGTCAATCGCATTCTGGTGAAAGTGGAACGGGCTTGGCTGGGGTGA
- a CDS encoding glycosyltransferase: protein MARILVFTATYNEADNIEELIKSIHRYVTDAEILVVDDASPDGTGDLLDRIAEREKGLHIVHRPGKLGLGTAHLFAMQFAIQHNYDILITMDADFSHNPQYLPTLLKLMEENDFVIGSRYMPGGRCDYGFVRTFVSRTANTLVRLLLNIPTHETTTSYRGFHVTLLKRMNLNSLRSEGYSFFMETIFLVHRATKK, encoded by the coding sequence ATGGCGCGCATCCTTGTGTTCACCGCCACCTACAACGAGGCGGACAACATTGAAGAGTTGATCAAGAGCATTCACCGCTACGTCACCGATGCCGAAATCCTGGTGGTGGACGACGCCTCGCCCGACGGCACCGGCGACCTGCTGGACCGGATCGCTGAACGCGAGAAAGGCCTGCACATCGTACATCGTCCGGGAAAGCTCGGTCTCGGTACGGCGCACTTGTTCGCCATGCAGTTTGCGATCCAGCATAATTACGACATCCTCATCACGATGGACGCCGACTTCTCGCATAATCCGCAATACCTGCCGACGCTGTTGAAGCTGATGGAGGAAAACGACTTCGTCATTGGTTCGCGTTACATGCCGGGCGGCCGGTGCGATTACGGGTTCGTGCGCACCTTTGTAAGCAGAACCGCCAACACGCTGGTGCGCCTGCTTCTCAACATTCCCACGCACGAAACCACCACCTCTTACCGCGGTTTTCATGTGACCCTGCTGAAACGCATGAACCTGAATTCACTGCGATCCGAAGGCTATTCGTTCTTCATGGAAACGATATTCCTCGTCCACCGGGCAACCAAAAAATGA
- a CDS encoding putative bifunctional diguanylate cyclase/phosphodiesterase has protein sequence MADRLKKVVRQEDTVARMGGDEFVIVVPNLTKEDEIVDRAQKVLEVLAPIYRIQNHELYITCSIGISVFPDDGQEIDTLLKHSDLAMYRAKERGRNTFQFFAQSMNTLAVERMVIEKNMRKAMGGTEFQLYYQPKVCLRSGKVVGMEALLRWDNPELGFVNPQKSIPIAEETRLIIQIGHWIIESACQQIKRLEKINPDINIAVNLSVIQFNSPDLVSEIKGVIRDTGIDPQKLQVEVTESILIQDSTLAINILKNLNDLGIKICIDDFGTGYSSLSYLKNMPIDYLKVDQSFIRDLTDPTNEAITRAVVALAQSLGMKTIAEGVETIEQKSFLETIDCDEGQGYLFSKPLEAHRAEELLLKGLQVT, from the coding sequence GTGGCGGACCGGCTGAAAAAGGTGGTGCGGCAGGAAGACACGGTGGCCCGCATGGGGGGGGACGAGTTCGTCATCGTGGTGCCCAACCTCACAAAAGAAGATGAAATTGTCGACCGCGCACAGAAGGTGCTTGAAGTCCTCGCGCCCATTTACCGTATCCAGAACCACGAGTTGTACATCACATGCAGTATCGGCATCTCCGTGTTTCCGGATGACGGGCAGGAGATCGACACCCTTCTCAAGCACTCCGACCTCGCCATGTACCGCGCCAAGGAACGCGGGCGCAACACGTTCCAGTTCTTCGCGCAGTCCATGAACACCCTCGCCGTCGAACGCATGGTCATCGAGAAAAACATGCGCAAGGCGATGGGCGGCACGGAGTTCCAACTGTATTATCAGCCCAAGGTCTGCCTGCGCTCCGGCAAGGTGGTGGGTATGGAAGCGCTGTTGAGATGGGATAATCCTGAGCTCGGCTTCGTCAACCCGCAAAAAAGCATCCCCATCGCGGAGGAGACACGGCTCATCATTCAGATCGGTCACTGGATCATCGAAAGCGCCTGCCAGCAGATCAAGCGGTTGGAAAAGATCAACCCGGATATCAATATCGCCGTCAACCTGTCGGTCATCCAGTTCAACTCGCCGGACCTCGTTTCCGAGATCAAGGGCGTCATCCGCGACACCGGCATCGACCCGCAGAAGCTCCAGGTGGAGGTGACGGAGTCGATCCTCATTCAGGACAGCACGCTGGCCATCAACATCCTGAAGAATCTCAACGATCTCGGCATCAAAATCTGCATCGACGATTTCGGCACCGGTTACTCGTCATTGAGCTACCTCAAAAACATGCCGATCGATTACCTCAAGGTCGATCAATCCTTCATCCGCGATCTGACCGATCCCACAAACGAGGCCATCACACGGGCGGTGGTCGCGCTGGCACAAAGCCTGGGAATGAAAACCATTGCGGAAGGCGTGGAAACAATAGAACAGAAAAGTTTTCTTGAGACGATCGACTGCGATGAAGGGCAGGGTTACCTGTTCAGCAAACCGCTGGAAGCCCACCGGGCGGAAGAATTGTTGCTGAAGGGATTGCAGGTCACTTGA
- the gmd gene encoding GDP-mannose 4,6-dehydratase — MKQALITGITGQDGSYLAEFLLEKGYHVHGIVRRSSTFNRGRIEHLREGRIGAGKLSLHYADLTDSSSLNKLMVQIRPDEVYNLAAQSHVGISFQMPEYTSEVVGIGAMRLLDAIHGTGQTDRVRFYQASTSELYGHALETPQTESTPFYPRSPYGCAKLYAHWITVNYREAYGMYACCGILFNHESPRRGENFVTRKITLSLAQMLAGKLDVLSLGNLDAKRDWGFAGDYVEGMWRMLQQDKPDDYILATGQQHSVRDFVETAFAHCGMELKWEGEGTEEVGLDKASGRVKVKIDPKFYRPAEVHSLIGDATKAKTRLGWKTNTPFEQLVRDMVESDLAHYGLKRADILSPTKA; from the coding sequence ATGAAACAGGCCCTCATCACCGGCATCACGGGACAGGACGGCAGTTACCTGGCAGAGTTCCTGCTGGAAAAGGGTTACCACGTGCACGGCATCGTGCGCCGCTCCAGCACGTTCAACCGCGGGCGCATCGAACACCTGCGGGAAGGGCGGATCGGTGCAGGTAAACTGTCATTGCATTATGCCGACCTAACCGACTCCTCCAGCCTGAACAAGCTGATGGTGCAGATCCGCCCGGACGAGGTTTACAATCTGGCCGCACAGAGCCACGTCGGTATCAGTTTCCAGATGCCGGAATATACAAGTGAAGTGGTGGGAATCGGCGCCATGCGCCTTCTCGACGCCATTCACGGCACCGGACAAACCGACCGGGTCCGCTTTTACCAGGCCTCGACCAGCGAGCTCTACGGCCACGCACTGGAGACGCCGCAGACGGAGTCCACTCCCTTTTACCCGCGCAGTCCCTACGGATGCGCCAAGCTGTACGCACACTGGATCACCGTCAACTACCGCGAAGCCTACGGCATGTACGCGTGTTGCGGCATCCTGTTCAACCACGAATCCCCGCGGCGCGGCGAGAACTTCGTGACACGCAAGATCACGTTGTCCCTGGCGCAGATGCTGGCGGGCAAACTGGACGTGTTGTCGCTCGGCAACCTGGACGCGAAACGCGACTGGGGGTTTGCAGGCGATTACGTGGAAGGCATGTGGAGGATGCTCCAGCAGGACAAGCCGGACGACTACATCCTTGCCACCGGGCAACAACACAGCGTGCGCGATTTCGTGGAAACGGCGTTCGCGCACTGTGGCATGGAGCTGAAATGGGAGGGAGAGGGAACGGAAGAAGTCGGGCTCGACAAAGCAAGCGGCCGGGTGAAGGTAAAAATCGATCCCAAATTTTACCGCCCCGCGGAAGTGCACTCCCTGATCGGTGACGCCACCAAGGCCAAAACCCGGCTGGGATGGAAAACCAATACTCCGTTCGAGCAGTTGGTGCGGGATATGGTGGAAAGCGATCTCGCTCACTACGGCTTGAAGCGGGCGGATATTCTCAGCCCCACCAAGGCGTGA
- a CDS encoding GDP-mannose 4,6-dehydratase: protein MKTAFITGISGQDGSYLAEYLLDRGYAVQGLVRPGPAEEVEPSLWRLHAVRNRITLHASPLLNTQALTEILREVNPDECYHLAAQSFAGDSPHSEMETIQTNVDGTHSVLLAIRNAAPHCRVFFAGSAQMFGDAPHSPQTEATPFRPINLYGVSKVAAYDLVKYYMRHHNLFVSTGLLYNHESPRRSFEFVTRKITASAARIKLGLQKELRLGNLDSVRDWGYAGDYVVAMHAALNVDAPDDYVIATGETHRIRDFLERVFAELELEVEPYVVQDEEFFRPTEKVPLVGNAALARERLGWEPKMPFEDWVRQMVWADMDYFQKLAAGGKLSEK from the coding sequence ATGAAGACGGCGTTCATCACCGGCATTTCCGGCCAGGATGGCAGCTATCTAGCGGAGTACCTGCTGGATAGAGGTTATGCTGTGCAGGGACTGGTACGCCCCGGCCCAGCGGAAGAAGTAGAACCGTCATTGTGGCGATTGCACGCCGTGCGAAACCGCATCACCCTGCACGCCTCCCCCCTTCTCAACACGCAGGCTTTGACCGAAATTTTGAGGGAAGTGAATCCCGATGAGTGTTATCACCTCGCCGCGCAGAGTTTCGCCGGAGACTCACCGCATTCGGAAATGGAAACCATCCAGACCAACGTGGATGGGACGCACAGCGTATTGCTCGCCATCCGCAATGCCGCACCCCATTGCCGCGTTTTTTTCGCCGGGTCGGCGCAGATGTTCGGCGATGCGCCGCACTCGCCGCAGACGGAGGCGACCCCGTTTCGCCCCATCAATCTTTACGGCGTCTCCAAGGTCGCGGCATACGACCTGGTGAAGTATTACATGCGGCATCACAACCTCTTCGTCAGCACCGGGTTGCTGTACAACCACGAATCGCCGCGTCGCAGTTTCGAGTTCGTGACCCGCAAGATCACCGCTTCCGCGGCGCGCATCAAGCTCGGTTTGCAGAAGGAGCTCCGCCTGGGAAACCTGGACAGCGTGCGAGACTGGGGCTACGCTGGCGACTATGTTGTCGCCATGCACGCCGCACTCAATGTGGATGCGCCAGATGATTATGTCATCGCGACCGGCGAGACCCACCGCATCCGCGATTTCCTCGAACGCGTGTTTGCCGAGCTGGAACTGGAAGTCGAGCCCTACGTCGTACAGGATGAAGAGTTTTTCCGCCCCACTGAAAAAGTTCCTCTGGTTGGCAACGCCGCGCTTGCGCGCGAGCGGTTGGGTTGGGAACCGAAGATGCCGTTCGAGGACTGGGTGCGGCAGATGGTGTGGGCGGACATGGACTACTTTCAGAAGCTGGCGGCAGGCGGAAAACTCTCCGAAAAATAA
- the rfbB gene encoding dTDP-glucose 4,6-dehydratase — protein MKTYLITGGAGFIGGNFVLGLLRRDDVKVVNLDALTYAGNLDTLVEVMDHPRHVFVHGDIRDRALLNQLFAEHRPQAVVNFAAESHVDRSIDAPGDFIQTNVVGAFELLEAARGYWNALSAPNQNAFRFLHVSTDEVYGSLGPTGAFTETTPYTPNSPYSASKAAADHLVRAYCHTYNLPTLTTNCSNNYGPYQFPEKLIPLAMQKALRGEPIPVYGDGKQVRDWLYVEDHCKAVECVLQKGKPGEVYNIGGQGEKTNLEVVQTLCRLLDDMVPGSPHTPHAKLITFVEDRPGHDRRYAIDPTKVQTELGWKPDESFDSGLRKTVQWYLDHTEWVERVTSGAYRGERLGLSKS, from the coding sequence ATGAAAACCTACCTCATCACCGGCGGCGCGGGCTTCATCGGCGGCAACTTCGTGCTGGGATTGCTGCGCCGCGACGACGTGAAGGTGGTCAACCTCGACGCGCTGACCTACGCCGGCAACCTGGACACGCTGGTGGAAGTGATGGACCATCCCCGCCATGTATTCGTTCACGGCGACATCCGCGACCGCGCGCTCCTCAATCAACTGTTCGCCGAGCATCGGCCGCAGGCCGTGGTGAACTTTGCCGCCGAGTCACACGTGGACCGCTCCATCGACGCCCCCGGCGATTTCATCCAGACCAACGTCGTCGGCGCCTTCGAACTGCTGGAGGCGGCGCGTGGCTATTGGAACGCACTGTCCGCACCGAATCAGAACGCATTCCGCTTTCTGCACGTCTCCACCGACGAGGTGTACGGATCGCTCGGCCCGACAGGTGCGTTCACCGAAACCACGCCCTACACGCCGAACTCGCCCTACTCGGCATCCAAGGCGGCGGCGGACCACCTGGTGCGCGCATACTGCCATACCTACAACCTGCCGACGCTCACCACCAATTGTTCGAACAACTACGGCCCGTACCAGTTTCCAGAAAAACTGATCCCGCTCGCCATGCAGAAAGCTTTGCGAGGCGAACCAATCCCCGTGTACGGCGACGGCAAACAGGTGCGCGACTGGCTGTACGTGGAGGATCATTGCAAGGCAGTGGAGTGCGTCCTGCAAAAAGGCAAACCCGGCGAGGTGTACAACATCGGCGGCCAAGGCGAAAAAACAAATCTCGAAGTGGTGCAGACGCTCTGCCGTCTGCTGGACGATATGGTTCCCGGTTCACCGCACACACCACACGCGAAGCTCATTACCTTCGTCGAAGACCGGCCGGGTCACGACCGGCGTTACGCCATCGATCCCACGAAGGTTCAAACCGAACTCGGCTGGAAGCCGGACGAGAGTTTCGATTCCGGCCTGCGCAAAACCGTGCAGTGGTACCTGGACCACACCGAATGGGTCGAACGCGTGACCAGCGGTGCTTATCGCGGCGAACGGCTCGGACTCTCCAAATCCTGA
- a CDS encoding cupin domain-containing protein, giving the protein MARFIDKPTLVEAAGTKPKVIKEYIGNVNSKTSDVSIAYMTSPEGWEEPGQTPEFDEYTLVLQGMLKVETKEETFEVSAGQAVITPKGEWVRYSTPRSGGAQYIAVCLPAFSPDTVHRDE; this is encoded by the coding sequence ATGGCCCGATTCATCGACAAACCCACCCTGGTGGAAGCCGCCGGCACCAAGCCGAAAGTCATCAAGGAATACATCGGCAACGTCAATTCGAAGACATCGGATGTGAGCATCGCCTACATGACCAGTCCCGAGGGCTGGGAAGAGCCGGGGCAGACGCCGGAGTTCGACGAATACACCCTCGTCCTGCAGGGCATGCTGAAGGTGGAAACCAAAGAAGAGACATTTGAGGTGAGCGCAGGCCAGGCGGTCATCACCCCGAAAGGCGAATGGGTGCGTTACAGCACGCCGCGTTCCGGCGGAGCCCAGTACATCGCCGTGTGCCTTCCCGCATTTTCTCCGGACACCGTACACCGCGACGAGTGA